Proteins encoded within one genomic window of Siniperca chuatsi isolate FFG_IHB_CAS linkage group LG4, ASM2008510v1, whole genome shotgun sequence:
- the pclaf gene encoding PCNA-associated factor: protein MVRTKADSVPGSYRKAVAAAAPRKSLGSSSANSSSSSSSSGSQVSTPAKGKYAGGNPVCPRPTPTWQKGIGDFFGGPPRKPEKENQRPREVEDDEEAGGSGMSKASRKSRPLPAEEEEEDDD, encoded by the exons ATGGTGAGGACTAAAGCCGACAGCGTCCCCGGATCGTACAGGAAAG CTGTTGCAGCTGCTGCACCCCGGAAGTCTCTGGGCTCCAGTTCggccaactcctcctcctcctcctcctcgtccggCAGCCAGGTGTCCACACCTG CAAAGGGCAAATACGCCGGTGGTAACCCGGTGTGTCCCCGTCCCACGCCGACCTGGCAGAAGGGCATCGGAGACTTCTTCGGTGGTCCCCCGAGAAAGCCCGAGAAGGAGAACCAGAGGCCCCGGGAGGttgaggatgatgaagaggcCGGAGGCAGCGGGATGTCAAAGGCCAGCAGGAA GTCCAGACCGCTGCCtgccgaggaggaggaggaggacgacgacTGA